The proteins below are encoded in one region of Podarcis raffonei isolate rPodRaf1 chromosome 6, rPodRaf1.pri, whole genome shotgun sequence:
- the CTTNBP2NL gene encoding CTTNBP2 N-terminal-like protein codes for MNLDKLSKPELLTLFSILEGELEARDVVIEALKARRRDTFIEERYGQYNINNPFAALQRDFEALNEENRDDKQPVCTNPLSILKVVMKHCKNMQEKMLFQLAAAESRHRKVILDLEEERRRHAQDTAEGDDVTYMLEKERERLAQQLEFEKSQAKKFEKEQKKLLDQLEEEHDRQQQLSAMLVLECKKATAKAAEEGQKLGELRLKLAEERSKVSHLEGELAAQKKRGLQMEARVEKQLSEFDTEREQLRAKLDREENRTKALKEEVENLKTTLKELEASYKAGRGKAEHTPLKVSKVSTATATEGSSRSVTCQTESPWTESLSQGSTIRRAPILSPISATVSHSYTKANGHCDAHVQASMEPALPKDEPIGPAAERATEISSSPVRTVSLSPSTPPIPSSGIFFSPSNTASSSLTSSPCSSPVMTKRLVGASVSSPSYQSSYQVGINQRFHAARHKFQSQSDQDHQPSGLQSPPSRDLSPTLVDNSAAKQIARNTVTQVLSRFTSQQGPIKPVSPNSSPFGTDYRSLATPLSPKSECGPGKVSGPLSPLSPGIKSPTIPRGERGNPPPIPPKKPGLTPSPASPTPPTKTSSQASSLGSPMDLASSCSSNPVVANGKEIETLLPTSS; via the exons GCCCGGCGCAGAGATACTTTCATTGAAGAGCGCTATGGACAATACAACATTAATAATCCATTTGCGGCTCTTCAGAGAGATTTTGAAGCACTGAATGAAGAGAATCGTGATGATAAGCAGCCTGTTTGTACCAATCCCTTGTCCATCCTGAAGGTAGTGATGAAGCATTGCAAGAATATGCAAGAAAAAATGTTGTTCCAACTAGCTGCAGCAGAGAGCAGGCACAGAAAG GTAATCTTGGATCTTGAGGAAGAGAGGCGGCGGCATGCCCAAGATACTGCTGAAGGAGATGATGTCACATACATGCTGGAAAAGGAACGAGAGCGGCTCGCACAACAG CTGGAATTTGAGAAGTCGCAGGCGAAGAAGTTTGAGAAAGAGCAGAAGAAGCTATTGGACCAGTTGGAGGAGGAGCATGACCgccagcagcagctttctgccaTGCTTGTGTTGGAGTGCAAGAAAGCCACAGCCAAAGCCGCAGAGGAAGGACAGAAGCTTGGGGAGCTGAGGCTGAAGCTAGCTGAGGAAAGAAGCAAAGTAAGCCACTTGGAGGGAGAGCTAGCAGCCCAGAAGAAGAGAGGCTTGCAAATGGAGGCGCGAGTGGAGAAGCAGCTGTCCGAGTTTGACACTGAACGGGAGCAGCTGAGAGCCAAGCTGGATCGGGAAGAGAATCGCACCAAGGCCCTGAAGGAAGAAGTAGAGAATCTGAAGACAACTCTAAAAGAATTAGAGGCCTCATATAAAGCTGGGAGAGGCAAAGCAGAGCACACGCCACTAAAGGTCTCAAAGGTATCCACAGCAACTGCCACAGAGGGTTCAAGTAGGTCAGTCACTTGCCAGACAGAAAGCCCCTGGACAGAGAGCCTCAGCCAGGGAAGTACTATTCGACGGGCACCTATATTATCGCCTATCTCTGCCACTGTTTCCCACTCTTATACCAAGGCAAATGGGCACTGTGATGCTCATGTACAAGCAAGTATGGAGCCAGCTCTGCCCAAGGATGAGCCGATTGGACCAGCAGCTGAGAGGGCCACAGAAATTAGCAGCTCCCCAGTGAGAACAGTTTCCCTTTCACCTTCAACCCCACCAATCCCTTCCAGTGGGATATTCTTTTCTCCAAGCAACACAGCTTCTTCATCTCTGACATCCTCCCCATGTTCCTCCCCAGTGATGACTAAACGTTTGGTTGGAGCATCAGTCAGCAGCCCCAGCTACCAATCTTCATACCAAGTGGGGATCAACCAGCGCTTCCATGCGGCACGTCACAAATTCCAATCCCAATCTGATCAAGATCACCAGCCAAGCGGTCTCCAAAGCCCTCCATCTAGGGATCTGTCACCCACCCTGGTGGATAATTCTGCCGCAAAGCAGATTGCCCGTAATACAGTCACTCAGGTTCTCTCCAGGTTCACCAGCCAGCAGGGTCCCATCAAGCCAGTTTCTCCCAACAGCTCCCCCTTTGGCACAGACTACCGAAGCCTGGCCACTCCCCTGAGCCCCAAAAGTGAGTGTGGCCCAGgcaaggtctctggcccattgAGTCCACTGTCACCTGGAATTAAATCACCAACCATACCCAGAGGAGAAAGAGGGAACCCTCCACCAATTCCTCCCAAGAAACCTGGACTGACTCCTTCTCCAGCCAGTCCCACTCCACCAACTAAAACCTCCTCTCAGGCATCTTCTCTGGGTTCTCCTATGGACTTGGCAAGTAGCTGTTCAAGCAATCCTGTTGTAGCCAATGGGAAAGAAATTGAGACCTTATTGCCAACCAGTAGCTAG